The genomic interval AATTGATGCGTTTAAAACCCCAAAACCTTCTGGGCCAACTTTTAAAATATCTTGAGCAAAAACAGATAATATCGCTACTGTTCCGCCAAATAAAACAGCAATCATATCTAAAGTTAAAGCTCCTAAAATAGCTTTGTTTTCAAAAACAAATTGTACCCCGACCTTTAAACTTTGCATCATTGGTTCTCCAATTTTTGTATTCAAAATTGGTTTCCTTTTTATTTGAAACATAAAAATAAATGACAAAGCAACCAATATAAAAACAAGGCATAAGGTATTATCAACACCAATCCAACTAATAAAAAAACCTCCAAAAAGTGCTCCAGTAACTGCTGCTGTTTTCCAGGTACTTGTACTCCATGTCGCTGCATTATGATAAATGTTTTTTGGTACAATTAAAGCAACCAAAGAAAAAATAGTAGGGCCAAAAAACGATCGTAAAAATCCACCAAAGAACACCAATCCATAAATTGAATATAAGACTGAATTTGTAGACCAACTGTTTACAATTGTATCTGTTGTTAAAAAATATAAGCCTAAACTAATTAATGAAAAAGCAGCGGTACAAATAGCTAATAGGTTTCTTTTTTCTTTTTGATCAACAATATGCCCAGCAAATAACGCCATAGAAAACGCCGGAATGATTTCCA from Lutibacter sp. Hel_I_33_5 carries:
- a CDS encoding MFS transporter — protein: MKKNDPYAALRIKEFNIFLFVRFLLVFGWSMQFIVIEWQVYSITKDPLSLGIIGLMEIIPAFSMALFAGHIVDQKEKRNLLAICTAAFSLISLGLYFLTTDTIVNSWSTNSVLYSIYGLVFFGGFLRSFFGPTIFSLVALIVPKNIYHNAATWSTSTWKTAAVTGALFGGFFISWIGVDNTLCLVFILVALSFIFMFQIKRKPILNTKIGEPMMQSLKVGVQFVFENKAILGALTLDMIAVLFGGTVAILSVFAQDILKVGPEGFGVLNASISLGSILTMLITTYIPINKNTGKKMLISVFIFGLSIIAFGLSSIFWVSVLALFVSGAADGISMVIRQTILQLKTPDEMRGRVSSVNSMFVGSSNELGAFESGLAAKLIGPVAAVVFGGTMTIITAVTTGIVSPTIRNLDLTEDIEASEKEE